From Calothrix sp. PCC 6303, a single genomic window includes:
- a CDS encoding CPBP family intramembrane glutamic endopeptidase, with protein sequence MTQQQNDSEMPYMTRTQVLIAMGVTAIVLWIAAKACLGFANVSLMAWQWQEEQFLLGIALGLAITIVSGLVYRFYPPYRRSADYYLEIVIKPLAIPDLIWLGLLPGLSEELLFRGVLIPALGLNHVAVLISSLCFGILHLSSPQQWTYVIWATIVGLIFGYSALLSGNLLVPIVAHIVTNLVSSYLWKIKHL encoded by the coding sequence GTGACACAACAGCAAAATGATTCAGAAATGCCATACATGACGCGTACTCAGGTACTGATAGCAATGGGAGTAACCGCAATTGTGTTGTGGATTGCTGCTAAAGCTTGCCTGGGTTTTGCGAATGTATCATTAATGGCATGGCAATGGCAGGAAGAGCAATTTTTGTTAGGAATTGCCTTAGGTTTAGCAATTACAATTGTGAGTGGGTTGGTATATAGATTTTATCCCCCTTACCGTCGCAGTGCAGATTATTATTTAGAGATTGTGATTAAACCTTTGGCAATTCCAGATTTAATTTGGTTGGGTTTGCTGCCTGGTTTAAGTGAAGAGTTATTATTTAGAGGTGTTTTGATTCCAGCTTTGGGTTTAAACCATGTTGCTGTGTTGATCTCAAGCTTGTGTTTTGGTATTTTGCACTTGAGTAGTCCTCAGCAGTGGACTTATGTTATTTGGGCTACGATTGTGGGGTTAATTTTTGGATACAGTGCTTTATTGAGCGGGAACTTGCTAGTACCAATCGTAGCCCATATTGTGACGAATTTAGTTTCTAGTTATTTGTGGAAAATTAAACATTTGTAA
- a CDS encoding DUF3326 domain-containing protein, with the protein MRPYTAILIIPTGIGASIGGYAGDALPVAKTIAQVVDRLITHPNVMNGAILYWNIPNSFYVEGYGLDKFAAGEWGLRPVYQNRVGLILDQGIEPDLRLRNIQAADAARATLGLSLTDYVITDAPLNVEIRTADSGASWGTIGNPDSLLRAADVLINEVGANAVAVVARFPDEVDGEADYNYRLGKGVDPIAGAEAVISHLIVRKFQVPCAHAPAFLPPDLEPNLSPRSAAEELGYTFLPSVLVGLSRAPQFIVKREIAGALAGDIWVNQVDAVIVPANACGGSALMSLSQQQCLVVSVAENQTQMRVISETIGIKSIQVNSYLEAVGVLAAHQAGVDPFSLCSQLINSKSLHHYP; encoded by the coding sequence GTGCGTCCATATACCGCTATTCTAATCATCCCTACAGGCATTGGTGCATCGATTGGTGGTTATGCAGGGGATGCGTTGCCTGTTGCTAAAACTATTGCCCAAGTGGTGGATAGACTTATTACCCACCCCAATGTGATGAATGGGGCTATACTGTATTGGAATATACCAAATAGCTTTTATGTGGAAGGGTATGGACTGGATAAATTTGCGGCTGGAGAATGGGGTTTGCGTCCGGTTTATCAAAATAGAGTAGGTTTGATTTTAGACCAGGGAATTGAACCTGATTTAAGGTTACGAAATATCCAAGCGGCTGATGCTGCTAGGGCAACTCTGGGGCTATCATTAACAGATTATGTAATTACAGATGCTCCTTTGAATGTAGAAATACGTACTGCTGATTCTGGTGCGAGTTGGGGAACTATTGGCAATCCTGATAGTTTGTTGAGGGCAGCAGATGTATTAATTAATGAAGTTGGTGCAAATGCTGTAGCAGTTGTTGCTCGGTTCCCGGATGAAGTGGATGGAGAAGCTGATTATAATTACCGTTTAGGAAAGGGTGTAGATCCCATTGCTGGGGCAGAAGCGGTAATTAGTCATCTAATTGTACGTAAATTTCAAGTTCCTTGTGCCCATGCACCAGCGTTTTTACCACCAGATTTAGAGCCAAATCTCTCTCCACGTTCGGCAGCGGAAGAATTGGGTTATACTTTTTTACCAAGTGTACTTGTTGGTTTAAGTCGCGCTCCTCAATTTATAGTAAAAAGAGAAATTGCTGGGGCTTTAGCAGGTGATATTTGGGTGAATCAAGTTGATGCAGTCATAGTTCCGGCAAATGCTTGTGGAGGAAGTGCGTTAATGAGTTTAAGTCAACAGCAATGCTTAGTTGTGTCGGTGGCGGAAAATCAGACTCAGATGAGAGTCATATCTGAGACTATAGGTATAAAATCAATACAGGTAAATTCTTACCTTGAAGCTGTAGGTGTATTGGCAGCACATCAGGCAGGTGTTGATCCGTTTAGTCTTTGTTCTCAACTTATAAATTCAAAATCACTTCACCATTACCCCTAA